The following proteins are encoded in a genomic region of Leptolyngbya boryana PCC 6306:
- a CDS encoding type IV secretion system DNA-binding domain-containing protein — translation MNFLRSASNAIAILAILISSFVVSYLIVLFLSGNYALAQLVGFMAALVLTWWGLAAIDALKRKTRLALKPLLSVILIAMLASIIIVVAVQFFAASLLFVAVVAGWVALAMIAKSFETHATTANRRAESPNSSVTGIVQTAIRSSPIPNLLEFGWGNVLVPFLEQPHHFLFLGTTGSGKSVRIRHLLRSVIGGIGVLPKWGALILDAKRDMVPWLEGQQIKYYILNPLDSRFVAWDIARDIVGPFRAKQFAVGIIFDEIPTKHNQNQFFYDVAVILLANILEALHDAFGIYWTLLDLVRICASSQTMENFLRTHHRNFEKVADYFKAGKKDKNDAVLTVKSRVDLLDPIAAIWQHCPKISLTEILNGNAVGLLGVDEEASETVEVANTLISRFLMGCLQSLPDDKTRRFWLVLDELPKAGSIHRGLEAAMAIGRSKGVVVILGLQDVAQGIETFGENVFKSIFGLARYHAYCGLDDSSAQWVSTQYGQFEVELRSNSTSLGADGSISQSINYSTGQRPCLPPQMLSDVNYLTAQGLWAVFRVPKQGLHRHFDSWEFLNRFEVIPTSTPGYLRFAHDDPRLRVPKMTDAERIRLCYPPADSQHEVNYQPSQRKRDRAQNSQSKSKRLGIVKRQHAPEQ, via the coding sequence ATGAACTTTCTTCGCTCGGCTTCTAATGCGATCGCGATTCTTGCGATTCTGATTTCTAGTTTTGTTGTCTCCTACTTAATTGTGCTTTTTCTCAGCGGAAATTATGCTCTTGCCCAACTTGTTGGATTTATGGCTGCTCTGGTTCTCACTTGGTGGGGGCTTGCTGCGATCGATGCTTTGAAGCGTAAGACTCGACTCGCACTGAAGCCACTGTTGAGTGTGATTCTCATTGCAATGCTTGCCTCAATTATTATTGTCGTCGCCGTTCAGTTCTTTGCGGCTTCTCTTCTTTTCGTAGCAGTCGTCGCAGGCTGGGTCGCCTTAGCAATGATTGCCAAATCGTTTGAAACTCACGCAACGACTGCAAATAGACGTGCCGAATCTCCCAATTCATCCGTTACAGGAATTGTGCAGACAGCGATCCGATCCTCCCCCATTCCTAATCTACTGGAGTTCGGCTGGGGAAATGTTCTAGTGCCATTTCTCGAACAACCGCATCACTTCCTCTTTTTAGGAACGACGGGATCAGGGAAGTCTGTCAGAATTAGACATTTGCTGCGATCAGTGATTGGAGGGATTGGCGTTTTGCCAAAGTGGGGCGCACTGATTCTGGATGCGAAGCGCGATATGGTGCCTTGGCTTGAGGGGCAACAGATCAAATACTACATTCTCAACCCTCTAGATTCACGTTTCGTTGCTTGGGACATTGCTAGGGACATTGTGGGACCATTCCGTGCTAAACAATTTGCAGTTGGCATTATCTTTGATGAGATACCGACCAAACATAACCAAAATCAATTCTTCTACGATGTAGCAGTCATTCTTCTTGCCAATATCCTTGAGGCTCTGCACGATGCTTTCGGCATATACTGGACTTTATTAGATCTAGTGAGAATCTGTGCTAGTTCTCAAACAATGGAGAATTTTTTGAGAACGCATCATCGCAACTTTGAGAAGGTTGCAGACTACTTCAAAGCAGGCAAGAAAGACAAGAATGATGCGGTTCTTACCGTCAAATCAAGAGTAGACTTACTCGATCCGATTGCTGCAATTTGGCAGCATTGCCCTAAGATCTCTTTGACCGAAATCTTGAACGGTAACGCCGTTGGCTTGCTTGGAGTAGATGAAGAAGCCAGCGAGACAGTAGAAGTTGCAAACACCTTAATCTCCCGATTTTTAATGGGATGTCTTCAGAGCTTGCCGGACGATAAAACTCGGCGCTTCTGGCTTGTTTTAGATGAATTGCCAAAAGCAGGATCTATTCATCGGGGTCTTGAGGCAGCGATGGCGATTGGTCGCTCGAAAGGCGTTGTCGTGATTCTCGGTTTACAGGATGTTGCTCAAGGCATCGAAACGTTTGGAGAAAATGTTTTCAAGTCCATTTTTGGGCTTGCTCGGTATCACGCTTACTGCGGTCTGGATGATTCATCAGCGCAATGGGTTTCAACCCAGTATGGTCAATTTGAAGTTGAGCTACGCTCAAACAGTACCAGCCTAGGAGCAGATGGAAGCATCTCACAATCGATTAATTACTCAACGGGGCAACGCCCCTGTTTGCCCCCTCAAATGCTTTCGGACGTAAACTATCTAACCGCTCAAGGTCTTTGGGCAGTGTTCAGAGTGCCAAAACAAGGACTGCATCGTCATTTTGATTCTTGGGAATTTCTCAATCGCTTTGAGGTTATTCCAACGTCTACACCAGGCTATCTGCGCTTTGCTCATGACGATCCCCGTCTTCGAGTTCCGAAAATGACCGATGCTGAGCGCATTCGTTTATGCTATCCCCCTGCTGATAGTCAGCATGAGGTGAACTATCAACCCAGTCAGCGCAAGCGCGATCGTGCTCAGAATTCCCAGTCCAAGTCTAAAAGGCTAGGGATAGTAAAACGTCAACATGCTCCGGAGCAGTAA
- the mobF gene encoding MobF family relaxase yields the protein MLTVSKLNNANYYLRQCQTSTQAFDRTQPGEPTGIWLGSAPPSLGLPEMVKAKHLRLLLDGKDIYGEKLVKDHPNRVAGWDLVFAAPKSVSLFWAIAPEDVQNQIEALHTQAMTKAITWLESQTFSRRGADGSDRQPIKLAIAAFGHSTNQDGQPHLHHHCLVPNIGLGYGFTGAIDSTTLYRYQKAAGALYRAEYAAKLESELGLAIRRTEQSFEIEPFSRAKGIHRSLMDTLSSRRVAIEQQQPKDPSGAAHIAKVTRSTNKDLRSRQEVCEQTRLLASRYGVTQKHIERLIQSGRESGWLRSRWNEWKCLREARTDVVRFQSHFSKRDLVCSLAQAAQGKGINAARILELAETVLASRYVRSLGEHRGEQRFTTHRMYKQEQSLMRSIEKIQSRSPILVRSRIIADSIQHYGLSEEQGQCLKHLCQSPSGLKVLTGLSGSGKTQVVASLSDALIRAGYRVVTVSNFPQSLSDRIQQTRSLLSSLLKEKPQHFTVGQLLWRLEQGQISLSRSSVVVIDDAHRLSLPQMSSLMAAVERSKAKLVLSGDRQVSQFSSAFQAITRSHPSIELKELHRQVQERDRAFIREIADGKTMKALKNLLERNQLTLHSSRREAIHTIVEQWAQNAPQDFRNHQIIVDSRLLAHEVNQTAQATLKRHGLLQGTPLSVGSILLHVGDRIQFQQHHRLDGICKGDTATVLKLSKLMRTAIVQLDNGARRVISLQPTQNVKLGYAVQSTQLGTRVPAQAYVLTEGVCREHTLAQISQFSARMHLHSWQTGSPILREFARSMQVERDYQLAVEIEQTRTQ from the coding sequence TGGTGAAAAGCTGGTCAAAGACCATCCTAATCGCGTAGCGGGATGGGACTTAGTTTTTGCAGCACCCAAATCAGTATCGCTATTTTGGGCGATCGCTCCGGAGGATGTTCAGAACCAAATTGAAGCCTTACACACCCAAGCGATGACAAAGGCAATCACTTGGCTAGAGTCGCAAACCTTTAGCCGTCGCGGCGCAGACGGATCAGATCGACAACCGATTAAGCTTGCGATCGCTGCCTTTGGGCATAGTACGAATCAAGATGGACAACCCCACTTACATCACCACTGTCTCGTGCCGAATATTGGACTTGGGTATGGTTTTACAGGTGCGATCGATAGCACCACACTTTATCGTTATCAGAAAGCGGCTGGCGCATTGTATCGAGCTGAATATGCGGCAAAACTAGAATCCGAGCTTGGACTGGCAATTCGACGCACGGAGCAATCATTTGAAATTGAGCCATTCTCTCGTGCCAAGGGAATCCATCGATCGTTGATGGATACGCTGTCCTCTCGCCGTGTTGCGATCGAGCAGCAGCAGCCCAAAGATCCATCTGGAGCGGCGCATATTGCTAAGGTAACGCGATCGACGAATAAAGATCTGCGATCGCGGCAAGAGGTGTGCGAGCAAACGCGATTGCTAGCATCACGCTATGGTGTAACTCAGAAACACATTGAGCGCTTGATTCAGTCCGGTAGAGAAAGCGGCTGGTTGCGATCGCGGTGGAATGAATGGAAATGTCTCCGGGAAGCAAGAACTGATGTGGTACGATTCCAGAGCCATTTTTCTAAACGCGATCTTGTCTGTTCGTTAGCTCAGGCAGCACAAGGTAAAGGAATTAATGCCGCTCGAATCCTCGAACTTGCTGAGACAGTTCTTGCCAGTCGTTATGTGCGATCTCTAGGGGAGCATCGAGGAGAGCAACGCTTCACCACGCATCGAATGTATAAACAAGAACAATCGTTGATGCGATCAATTGAAAAAATTCAGAGTCGTTCTCCGATACTGGTGCGATCGCGAATCATAGCTGACTCGATTCAACACTACGGATTATCCGAAGAGCAGGGGCAGTGTCTCAAGCATTTATGCCAGTCTCCGTCTGGACTCAAAGTACTAACTGGGCTATCTGGCTCTGGAAAAACGCAGGTAGTTGCTTCCCTCTCTGATGCGCTGATTCGGGCGGGCTATCGAGTTGTCACTGTATCGAATTTCCCACAATCCCTGAGCGATCGAATTCAGCAGACGCGATCATTGCTGTCGTCCCTATTGAAAGAAAAGCCCCAACATTTCACCGTTGGACAATTGCTGTGGCGATTGGAGCAAGGGCAGATCTCTCTATCTCGCTCGTCGGTTGTTGTAATCGATGATGCTCATCGGCTTAGTTTGCCTCAAATGAGTAGCCTTATGGCTGCGGTAGAGCGTTCTAAAGCAAAACTAGTCCTATCGGGCGATCGGCAAGTATCTCAGTTTAGTAGTGCGTTTCAAGCAATCACTCGATCGCATCCTTCAATTGAACTGAAAGAACTTCATCGGCAGGTGCAGGAACGTGATCGTGCTTTCATTCGAGAGATTGCTGATGGCAAAACGATGAAAGCACTCAAGAATTTATTAGAAAGGAATCAATTGACGCTCCATTCAAGCCGCCGAGAAGCAATTCACACGATCGTGGAACAATGGGCACAAAATGCCCCACAGGATTTCAGAAACCATCAAATAATTGTTGATTCTCGCTTGCTCGCGCATGAAGTGAATCAAACAGCACAGGCTACTTTAAAGCGGCATGGATTGTTACAAGGAACACCGTTAAGCGTGGGATCAATATTGCTTCATGTTGGCGATCGGATTCAGTTTCAGCAACATCATCGGCTAGATGGAATTTGTAAGGGAGATACTGCAACAGTTTTGAAGCTCAGTAAGTTGATGCGAACGGCAATAGTACAGCTTGATAATGGCGCTCGCCGAGTAATATCGTTACAACCTACTCAAAACGTCAAGTTAGGATATGCCGTGCAATCGACTCAGTTGGGGACAAGAGTGCCTGCTCAGGCCTATGTGTTGACAGAGGGCGTATGTAGAGAACATACACTCGCGCAGATATCACAATTTAGTGCGAGAATGCATTTGCACAGTTGGCAGACAGGTAGCCCCATCTTGCGGGAATTCGCTCGATCAATGCAGGTTGAGCGAGATTATCAGCTTGCGGTTGAGATTGAGCAGACGCGAACTCAGTAA